In the Bacteroidales bacterium genome, AACTGCTTCAGGCTGGGTGAGCCAATCTCTTCCTCCCCTTCTATCATAAATTTCACATTACAGCTTAGCATCCCCCGGGCATTCATCATCTCAAAAGCCTTTACATGCATAAAAAGCTGGCCCTTATCATCATCCGCTCCCCGTGCAAAAATCTTACCATCTCGAACCTCCGGTTCAAAAGGGGGTGAATCCCAGAGCTCCAGTGGCTCGACTGGCTGCACATCATAGTGCCCGTAAACCAGCACGGTAGGAAGCGACTCATCCACGATTTTATGTCCGTATACCACCGGCCATCCGGTGGTCTCCTTCACTACCGCATGCCCGGCCCCGGCCTTCAGCAGGGATTCTTTGATATGTTCTGCCGCCCTGAACATATCCGCTCTGGCATCCGCCTGAGAACTGATGGACGGGATGCGGATCAGTTCAAATAGCTCGTCGAGAAAACGATCCTTGTGAGTCTCCACATAATCTTTAATTGTTTTCATAAGGTCTAATATTTAAATCATAATGAGGTTCACTTGTTCTTCATCAATTCCCCGTAGACTATCTCAAGCTCTTGATAGAAGCCCTCGCCATAAACTCTGATAAGGGCGTCTTTCAGAAACCGGAATACAGGAACACCTTCTCTCTCCCCCAGTATGCGGGCAGGTTCACAGATGCTCCACCGATGATAATTCAAAGCAATGCCCTGCTTTAGTTTTGTAACACGGATGGGATAAAGGTGGCAGGAGACAGGTTTCCGGAAACGAATCGCCCCCTCATCATAGGCCTGTTCAATGGCACAGCGGGCAATGTTATCGTTAAATACCGCATAAGCACATTCCTCCTCCCCCACCAGGGGTGTCACCTTGTCTCCATCGTTATCAATCAGCCAGGCTTCCTGTTCCCTGACTGCCCGTATGCCTTCCGCTCTCATAAAAGGAAGAATCTTATCCAACTCTTCTGCCAGTGATTCAGCTTCACTATCTTCCAGAGGAGCACCCGAATCGCCGAAAACACAACAGTTTCCTTCACACTTCTCTAAATGACATATAAAATGATTCTCAAACAGCTCCCGGCTGATAATCTTTTCCCCGATCTGAATCATACATTCTATTGAATAAAAAACAAATGTGCAAAAAAAAGCGCTGGGATGTCTCCTTTTTCATAAGATCTAAATTGTTAAAATGTCTTTAAACCGGAAAACTATAAGGCCTTGATTAGTTTTTGCTTATGAATTTTTGTTTAACTTATTTTGTTAATTATTAAACAATTTGGCCGGGCTTGTGTTGATTAGTCAAACAAAGATCATAAACACAAAAACCAGTCAAAATGAAAACACAGATTTTAAGCTTGCAAAATCCCATCCATATGATGAGGATTTCCTTTATGGCCACGATACTGGCTTTGCTTAGCATGGCTGCATTTGCTCAATCGACCGTAGTCGATATAGTGGTTAACAGCAGCGACCACAACACTCTGGAAGCCGCAGTGATTGCTGCCGAACTTGCTGATGATTTAAGTGAAGAAGGTCCATTCACTCTTTTTGCCCCAACCGATGCAGCATTCGGTGCACTGCCTGAAGGAACTGTAGCTTCACTGCTGGAAGATCCTACCGGAGATCTTGCTAAAATCCTGCTCTATCATGTTGTCGCCGGAAAAGCACTTTCAACGGATCTTTCAAACGACCAGATGATTGCCACGCTGAATGGCGAAAAAATATCGGTAAAGTTCACAGATGGCAAAGCCTATATCGATAATGCCATGGTGACCGTTGCAGATATCAAGGCAGATAATGGAGTTGTACACGTCATCAATGCGGTTATTACTCCTTCTTCAAAGATGGCGGATGCGGGCAAAACAAGCAGGTCTTCATCCAGCCAGGGCTGCGATAATTAGTCATGCAAAGCCGGTAATCGTCAAGTTGTATTCAGTTTAGGGTTGTGAAGTAGTGGTTTGTTACCGGTTTGCCAGGGGCTGTCTGCAGATCTGGACAGCCCTTTTTAATTTCTATCTTTGTCAGATGAGGCAACTTTTTACAACACTGCTTTGGATATGCATTTCCTGGCCCGCGGCAAGTTCCCAGGTGTCCTACCTCGACAGGCCCGATCTGTTGGAGCAAGTTGAAACCTGCCTGCACCACACCTATGAATTCTCCTTCGATAAGGCCAGGAACATCCAGGCGACCTTGTCTTCCTCAACTCCGGGTCATCCAGCCCCTGTATTTCTGGAAGCCTTGATCGTTTACTGGGAGAATTTTCCACTGATCCCATCCAAAAAGGCTTCAGAACAATTTATTATTCTGATGGACAATGTTATAGAGCTCGGTAAGGAATATAGTAAATACGAACATACTTATGTGGAAGGAGTTTTTTTCGATCTCTTCGGGAGAGCTTTCAAAGCCATGTTCTGGGCCGATAACGGAAAATCGGCCAAGGTAATACCCGACCTGGGAAACATGTACCGGAACACAAAAAAGGGTTTTGAGTTACAGGAGCAGTTTTCAGAGTTCTATTTTTCAACAGGACTTTACAATTACTATATCGAGGCCTATCCCTCAGCCCATCCGGCTTTTAAGCCCCTGGTCTCCTTCATGCATAAAGGTGACCGGGAGCTTGGACTGAAACAATTGAATCATGCCATCAATCATACGGTCTTCCTGAAGGTGGAATCCATACTGTTTATGTCACTCATCCTGCTCAATTACGAAGAAGATCTCAATTCAGCTGCCATTTATTCAGAAAAATTGGTCAGGGAATTTCCAGACAATATCTATTTCCAGGGACACCTGATCAATATCCTGCTTCATCAGCAAAGGTTTGGAATGGTGCAAGAACTGCTATCGGCCATGGACCAGCAGAGTGACAGCTATTCTGTGATGATCCGGACCCTTGCAAACGCATATATGAAGGAGATAGTTACTGGAGAAGAAAGCCGGTCCGGAACAGCTTATCTGGAAACCATTGAACTGGCTGATAAATTCGGACCCTTTGCAGATATATACAAAGCCATGGCATATATGGGACTTTCCAGATTATATAAAAAAAGAGGGCAACTGAGCGAGTCAGAAAGCTATTACCGCAAAGCTTCTCATCTTACCACCTACTCCTTTATTCTGGAAGAGCAGGCTTCCGGGTCCAGGTAATCAACCATACTCCCGCCAGGGTGAACAATCCGCCTGCCAGTTGCAGTCCTGTAGGGAACACTCCCAGAAAAATCCATGCCAGAACCAGGGTCCAGACGCCTTTTGTACTAATAATTAAAGAGGTCTTTGTTGCTTCTATCAGTTTTAGCGCCTGGTAAGCCAGAATAATAACAATCAGTGTTTCCATCAGTGAACCCAGAGCCAGATCCTTCCAGATTCCCATGGTGAGATGGACCGTGTTTCCAGAGCGGGAAAAGAGAATGAGCATTACCAGAGCAAGCAGAAATGAGCGAATCAAAGACATATAGCCAGGTAAGAGCTGCTGATGCCAGCGTCGCCCCACAATGGTGGCCAGAGAAAAAAGGAATGCAGCAGCAATAACATATATGGATCCGGGATCGAAAAATCCGGCAAATCCACCCTCCCGGTAATTAATAACAAATATGCCCAGGATGGTGATGATAATACCAAACATCTGGGAGGCCCGAAACCTTTCTTTAAGAAGCAGAATGCCCATCAGGGTGACAAATACCGGGCCAATATTCCCGATAAAGGAGACCACTGCCGGATTTTCCATAGCCTTAATAGCCAGATAAAAAAGGCCTGTTGCTGCCCCCTCAAGAACAGCAATAACCAGGGCAGTCATGGTTTTACGGCCCGAATCACCTTTCACTTTTCTGTATTCACGACTTATCAGGAACCAGCTTCCGTTCCAAAGAACTCCCAAAGTGAACCAGAGCAAGCCAAACTGAATCATGCTCAAATGGTTCAGCACAGATTTACTGAATACAAAAGAGCCTGCAAGGGCCAGTGATGCCCCCAGGGCATAAGCATAGCCATTTGTCTGCTGGCGATTCATTTGCTATTTTCGTCTGGAAAATCCATGCCAAAATAGCGAAAACCAATGACAAATATGAAAACGGGCAGGTCAAAGCTTAAACCTGATGTGGAAACCCTTGAGATGAATAAAGGGTACAGGAAGGTCATGGAGCTTGATTTTAGTGAGATGATCCCCTTTGTACTCTCAAATATCCGAAAGCGCGGGGTAATACCCCTGCTTTACATGTCAATCAATGTGGCCTTCCTGGCCTTCATGGTCATTTTTGCCATTTGGAGTTTCAGGGACAATCAGCTAAGCCTGGGAAGAATAGCTCTTCAAATCTTTACCGGTATAGTTGCAGGGAGCTTCCTGGTTATTCCGCCACATGAACTGCTTCACGGGCTGGCATACCGTGTGCTTGGTGCAAGAAAAATACGTTTCGGGATGGATCTGCAACAGTTTATCTTTTATGTAACTGCCGACCGCTGCCCCATCTCCAGAAATGAGCTGACTCTCCTGGCCCTGACTCCGTTTGTGATCATTAATGCAGTGATTTTAGCAATCACCGTTTCCTGGGCCACAAACCTGACTCTTTTTTTCACTGCCCTGCTGCTTAGTCATAACATCATGTGCATTGGTGATTTTGCAATGATCACATACGCCTTCAGCCTGAAGGGGGAAATTTATACCTTTGATGACCTTAAAAAGAATAAAAGCTATTTCTATGAACGGGAGAGCTAAACCTCAGGATACCATTTTTTCAAGAAGCATTTTTGCTTTCTCCGCTTTTTGCAGGCTCATCGTGAAATCTGAATCAATCTCATATGCCTTCATATAGCTGTCATGCGCTTCCTGGTATTTCTGGATGGTCATAAAAAAATCCCCCTTTGAATCGTAAGGATATGCAATATCCGGAGCCAGCTGGATATACCTGTCAAAGGCCTTTTCTGCATCGTCATAGCGTTCCAGGTCCATATAAGCATAACCAAGCTGGTTATAGGCCAGAGGATAAGCGGGACATTCCCTGGTGGCTCTCTCAATGGAGACAATGGCTGCTTCCGGATCCTTAAAATAATGGAATTGAATAATATACAGTATTTTATGGAGATGAGGATCGGATGGATAGAGCTCAATCAGTTTATTCAGATGTTCCACGACCTTCTCATCCTGTCCATCCTTAAGATATTTCAGAGCAGCTCTGAGTTCCTCCTCCCCGGGATTCTGTGTAATACCGGACTGTAAGGCTTTATCGATTATATCTTTGGAGCCCTCGCTGGAAATAAAGAACATCCAGAAATAGGCCATGAAAAAGTCCGGATCCTCCTTTACCGCATACTCGAAATTCTTGTGTGCAAGGCTTAATTTGAGCTGGTCATACGCCAACATTCCGGTCTCATAAAACTCCAGAGCCAGTTCAGAATCAGTGTGTATGGGCATCACCGAAGCCGGGTTTCCCCCGGTGCACCCCAAAAATATAAGAATGGAAAAACTAATACCGGGGCTAATAAACTTAACCTCATTTTCTCAAAGTTTTCCAATCTTACGTCCACTTCAAAATTAGCACTTTTCTTTACTATTGCCAAATCAGCCCTTATATTCTTCGATGATGTTCTTCACATCATCAGGTGCCACCCTTCCGTAAGTTTTGTTCCCCACCTGCACCACAGGAGCAAGGCCACAGGCACCGACACAGCGCAGACAGCTGAGCGAAAACAGCCCATCGGCATCTGTCTCACCCACCTCAATCTGCAGCTGCTTTTTAAATTCTTTCAACACAGTCTCGGCACCCCGCACATAGCACGCTGTTCCGGTACATATGGATATGGGATACTTCCCCTTTGGAATCATGGTGAAGAATGAATAGAAAGTGACCACTCCGTATACTTTTGCAGCCGGCATCTCCATCTTTTCGGCGATCACTTCCTGAACCTCTGCAGGAAGATAGCCAAAGGCAGACTGGCACTTATGCAACACATTGATCAGTTCTCCATGCTGGTTGCCAAATGAATCACATATGGAATGGATTTTATCAACCTGGTCCTGTCTGAGTTCTATTTTAACGCTTGACATAACTATCTGTATTATTAGCAATTAAACCTGGAATATCTTTTTTCGCTTGTCGAAATAATGCGTATGTAACAATTCATGCGCCTTTTCACTCAGTGGTTCACCAAGGAACTCATCGTAAAGTTTCAGGATATAGGGATTCTTATGAGATTTCCGGATAGTCTTCCCTTCATCTTCCAGGTATATTGCTTTGGTCCTGGCTTTCAGAATCGAACTGTCACCGTGGTGAAGTGGTTGTCCACCGCCACCAATGCATCCGCCTGGACAGGCCATCACCTCAATGGCATGGTATTTCGATTTTCCGGCTCTTACCTCATCCAACAATTTCCTGGCATTTCCCAGTCCGTGAGCAATGCCGATCTTTATATCCAGTCCATCGAAATCGACTGTTGCCGACCGGATCCCCTCCATTCCCCTGAGCTGCTCAAACTCAACGTTTTCAAGAGTCTTCCCGGTTTGAAGCTCATAGGCAGTGCGGGTGGCCGCTTCAATTACACCGCCCGTGGCACCAAAAATGACGGCCGCTCCGGAAGACTCACCCAAAGGAGCATCAAACTCTGATGCCTCCAGCTTATTGAGATCCATGTTGGCCTGTTTGATCAGGTGAGCCAGCTCCCGGGTTGAAATACTGTAATCTACATCCGGATTCCCGTCTACCGAAAATTCGTCACGCTGACACTCATACTTTTTAGCCAGACAAGGCATGATGGATATGACTACCATGTCTTTCCTTTTCACCTTAATCTTATCGGCAAAGTAGGTCTTGGCGATCGCTCCGAACATTTGCTGGGGCGACCTGGCCGTGGAAGGCACATCCTTCAAATCGGGGTAGTTGTATTCAAAAAAGTTCACCCAGCCCGGGCAGCAGGAGGTCAGAATGGGAAGTTTCACACTCTCATCGCCCTCAAGGTGCCTTTTTAAACGCCCCAGGAGTTCAGTTCCTTCCTCCATGATGGTCAGGTCAGCCGCAAAATCAGTATCAAATACATAGTCGAAACCAAGCTGCTTAAGAGCCGTAACCATCTGGCCGGTGACCCTGGTTCCGGGCTCCATACCGAATTCCTCGCCCAAAGCAGCCCTGACTGCCGGAGCCGTTTGCACCACAACGGTTTTACCTGGATCATTTAACGCTCTGATTACATTACCAGTATGGTCCACCTCTGTAAGGGCACCCGTGGGACAAACAGCCACACACTGTCCGCAGTAGGTACAGGGAGAGTGCTCCAGGTTCATCTCAAAGGCCGGAGCCACCACTGCCATAAAACCGCGATTTACAGCATGAAGTGCCCCCACAGTCTGAAAATTATTGCACATAGTCTCGCACCTGCGACACATAATGCATTTGTCCAGGTCCCGTATAATGGAGGGAGAAGTATCCAGCCTGTAGGTCGACATCTCTGCATATTCCTGTCCCGGAATCTCCCTGATTCCAAGTTTAACAGCCATGTCCTGCAGGTCACAGTTACCCGATTTGGCACAGGAAAGGCAATCCTTGGGATGATCCGAAAGGATTAGTTCCATCACGGTCCGCCGGGCGTTGATCACCCTCATACTGTTAGTCCTGACAACCATGCCTTCAGCCACATCCGTAGAACAGGACGGGGCCAGGTTTTTCCTGCCCTCAACCTCCACGGAACATATTCGGCAGCCTCCCGGCTTGTTCTCAATATTCGGATCTTTCAAATCCATATAACACAGGATCGGTATATCGATATCGAGCTGTTTAGCCGCTTTGTAGATAGTTGTACCTGCCGGCACCTCTACCTTGTTTCCATCTATGGTAAGTTTAATTTGACTCATCTCTCTGCTTTATTTTAAAATCACTGCATCGAATTTACATTTCTCCATACAGGCACCACATTTAATACAGGTCTCAGGATTGATCAGGTGAGGTTCTTTGCGCTCTCCTGATATTGCTCCTACCGGACAGGCCCTTGCACAGGCCGTACATCCAATGCAATTCTCCTCCAAGATGAAATACTCAAGAAGGTCCGTACATACTCCTGAAAGACACTTCTTATCCACCACATGCGACAAATATTCGTCATAAAAATTATCCATGGTGGACAGTACCGGATTGGGGGAACTCTGACCCAGACCGCAGAGGGAAGTATCCTTAATGACCTCTCCGAGATTGCGTAACCTGACCAGGTCACTCTCCTCGCCCTTACCTTCACAAATTCTTTCGAGCAATTCCAGAAGTCTCTTGTTCCCGATCCTGCAGGGAGCACATTTACCACAGGACTCCTCAACCGTGAAGTCCAGATAGAATTTGGCAATGGAAACCATACAATCGTCCTCGTCCATAACAATCATACCCCCCGAACCCATCATGGAGCCGTTGGCAACCAGGTTTTCGTAGTCAATAGGAGTATCCAGATGTTTTTCGGTCAGGCACCCGCCGGAGGGTCCGCCGGTCTGTACCGCCTTAAATTTCTTGCCATCTTTAATCCCTCCCCCAATCTCAAATATCACCTCACGAAGGGTGGTTCCCATCGGAACCTCTATAAGGCCCACATTATTGATTTTTCCTGCCAGCGCAAACACCTTGGTTCCCTTGGAAGTCCCGGTACCAATACTACTGAACCAGTCGGGTCCCTTTAAAATAATCACCGGAACATTGGCCAGCGTCTCCACATTATTGACGTTGGTAGGTTTTCCCATATATCCGCTTTCAGCTGGAAAAGGGGGCTTCAAGGAGGGCTCACCCCGTAGGCCTTCCATGGAGTGGATCAGGGCAGTTTCTTCTCCGCAAACAAAGGCTCCTGCTCCATATTTCAGATCAATATCAAAATCAAATCCTGAACCCAGAATGTTCTTACCGAGCAGTCCGTACTCCCTGGCCTGTCCGATGGCTATCTTTAATCGTTCAATGGCCAGCGGATATTCTGCCCGTATATAAATATAACCCATATCCGCACCGATACAGCGACCTACAATGGCCATGGCCTCAAGTACGGAATGGGGATCCCCCTCCAGGATGGACCGGTCCATAAAAGCACCGGGGTCCCCCTCATCAGCATTACAAACCACATATTTCTGATCGGCCTGGCTCTTTCGGGCAAAATCCCATTTCAGTCCGGCCGGAAAACCAGCTCCTCCTCGTCCTCTCAGTCCGGATTCCTTCATTAACTGGATGGTTTCTTCCGGTGTCTGATTGCTGAGTACTTCCCCCAGGGCCAGGTAGCCATCCCTGGCAATATATTCATCAATAAACTCCGGATCAATCACACCACAATTCCTCAGAGCTATCCTCAACTGCTTCTTATAGAAACCCATAGCTTTGGCATCCTCCACATGTACGTTAGTTTCAGGGTCTGTATAAAGCAAACGCTCTACTCTTCGTCCTTTGACCACATGCTCCTCCACAATCTCTTCCGCATCTTCAGGCTTAACCTGGGTATAAAAAGTATTGTCGGGCATCACCTTCACAATGGGACCCTTTTCACAGAAACCGAAGCAACCGGTCATAATGACCTGGACAGTCTCCCCGAGACCCTGCTTCGAAAGCTCCTTTTTTAGCTTTTCGGCGATGATGTCGCTCTCCTGAGACTTACATCCGGTGCCGCCGCAGACAAGCAAGTGCATGCTGTATTTTGACATTTCTGTTCCTCCTTTAGTTTTCAATCAACTGTTTGATAGTTCACCGGGATGATCCCATCCACCAGTTCACCTCCCTTTATATATTTCTCGATGATCTCGTCCGCTTTTTCCAGATTAACCCCGCCAAAAACAACCGGATCGTTTCCGGGCAGCCTTACCTCAATGGTGGGTTCTGCATAACAATAACCCATGCAACCCACCTGGCTTACTATAGCATCTACTCCTCGTTTCTCCAGCGCATTAGTCATAAACTCCATGGTCGCTTTGGCACCCGATGCTATGCCACAGGTAGCCATAGCCACCTTTACTTGTACCAGTTCAGAGGCCAGCTCCCCCCTCTCCCGGGCTTGCATGCCTTTTACTTGTTTGTCGCGGATCTTTTTCAGATCTGCCAGCGATGTAATCTTGCTCATAATCCTTCGGAATTGGTTCTCTTGTTTCTATAAAGTTATATGATAAGTATGTTATATTTAGTGCTGTTCTAATTCAATCCAAGTTCATCAAGGTTATTTCTAATCATTCTTTTTAAGCCGGTACTTAACTCATTTCCGCCAATACATTCCAGTCCCAGTTCCTGCCTGATTTGGGAGGTGGAAATGGCAAAATTTCCATTTCCGGTTTTACATTTCAGCTCCCACTCGATCGCTGGATTTGACACAACCAGTAAGAGCCAGCTTCCCTCCAGATCTCCCAGTGGTTGCCTGTCCGGATGCTTAATCAGGAAAGTAGCCTCAACAGTGGTTCCAATTCCTTTCTCCGAATGGATCTTCAAGCCCCCTCCTGCCATCTCGGCATGCTGACGAAACAGGGGAATGCCCATCCCAACCCGGCGCGTGGTGCGGGAGGTATAAAAGGGGTCTGAAGCACTGCCGGTCTCCTTCTCACTCATCCCCTTCCCATTGTCTTCAATCCGGATACACAAAAAATTCCCTTCTTCTTCCTCTTTAACTGTTATGATTACCCTGCCCGCACCGGCAGCTATGCAATTTTCTGCAATATCCAGGATATGTAGGGCCAATTCCTTCATCTTTTTATAATTCAATCACTTTCCTCCCCTGCTCACCTTTCATAGCCAGGCGAAGCTCATAAAAATCTTGGTTCTTCATCAGATACCTGTTACCTGCCCGGCCTATATCGTCCAGGAAATGGGCATCGGAATTTTTAATCAATGTGCAGGCAGAGAGTTCAGGATACTCCTTCAGAGCTGCATCGTACGAAGTTTTCCTCGATATTTCCACTGCATCCACCTCCAGTGTTTCCGGAAAAAATCCCAGCTGCGTATACAGGCCATTTGTGATTCTATCCACATGCGCGGGAATAAAAATCCCACCCAGTTTATGCACCAGGCCGGCTGCCTCTTCTATGCTCCAATCAAGTCCCTGATAGAGGGAATAAGCGATCTCGTCAATTATCTGCTCCTGCTCATTTACAATCACCTGATGCCCCAGGCGCGCGATTTCATTGGGAATCTTCCCGAGATTTCCCTCCAGCTCCCTTTGAAATATACTCAGCTGTTTTTCAGTATCAAAGAACGTCAGGCAGTGAACCTCTTCCCTGGTATTTATTTCTGCTCCATAAACCACCCAGATCCCCTTTTTTTCTCCCAGCTTTCTGGTAAGACGGGCATGACCTGTGTGATTATGGTCGGTCACTGCAAGGATATCCAGTCCCTTCTCCGCCGCCCTGTTCACAATGTTCCTTGGGCTCATTTCCAGATCCCCGCAGGGGGAAAGAACCGTGTGGATATGCAGGTCGGCGCGATAGGTATTCATTCCTCAAACAACAATTGATATAACTTCCCGCTGATGGTGAATGTGTCTTCCCTGGTCCCCAGGATTAAAACCCCTTCCTTGCCGGCTCTGTCAACCACCGCTTTCTCAGGTTCGATCCCCTTCACCAAAAGGATGGCGCTCAGATCCTTCAGGGAAGCAATGGCCACCACATTCATA is a window encoding:
- a CDS encoding DUF3267 domain-containing protein yields the protein MKTGRSKLKPDVETLEMNKGYRKVMELDFSEMIPFVLSNIRKRGVIPLLYMSINVAFLAFMVIFAIWSFRDNQLSLGRIALQIFTGIVAGSFLVIPPHELLHGLAYRVLGARKIRFGMDLQQFIFYVTADRCPISRNELTLLALTPFVIINAVILAITVSWATNLTLFFTALLLSHNIMCIGDFAMITYAFSLKGEIYTFDDLKKNKSYFYERES
- a CDS encoding DRTGG domain-containing protein, with translation MTTEQVIEQLNLKVFTGRISSREVKGGYVSDLLSDVMGHAKEGEVWITLQAHMNVVAIASLKDLSAILLVKGIEPEKAVVDRAGKEGVLILGTREDTFTISGKLYQLLFEE
- a CDS encoding DUF3109 family protein; protein product: MIQIGEKIISRELFENHFICHLEKCEGNCCVFGDSGAPLEDSEAESLAEELDKILPFMRAEGIRAVREQEAWLIDNDGDKVTPLVGEEECAYAVFNDNIARCAIEQAYDEGAIRFRKPVSCHLYPIRVTKLKQGIALNYHRWSICEPARILGEREGVPVFRFLKDALIRVYGEGFYQELEIVYGELMKNK
- a CDS encoding DMT family transporter, which codes for MNRQQTNGYAYALGASLALAGSFVFSKSVLNHLSMIQFGLLWFTLGVLWNGSWFLISREYRKVKGDSGRKTMTALVIAVLEGAATGLFYLAIKAMENPAVVSFIGNIGPVFVTLMGILLLKERFRASQMFGIIITILGIFVINYREGGFAGFFDPGSIYVIAAAFLFSLATIVGRRWHQQLLPGYMSLIRSFLLALVMLILFSRSGNTVHLTMGIWKDLALGSLMETLIVIILAYQALKLIEATKTSLIISTKGVWTLVLAWIFLGVFPTGLQLAGGLFTLAGVWLITWTRKPALPE
- a CDS encoding PHP domain-containing protein, producing MNTYRADLHIHTVLSPCGDLEMSPRNIVNRAAEKGLDILAVTDHNHTGHARLTRKLGEKKGIWVVYGAEINTREEVHCLTFFDTEKQLSIFQRELEGNLGKIPNEIARLGHQVIVNEQEQIIDEIAYSLYQGLDWSIEEAAGLVHKLGGIFIPAHVDRITNGLYTQLGFFPETLEVDAVEISRKTSYDAALKEYPELSACTLIKNSDAHFLDDIGRAGNRYLMKNQDFYELRLAMKGEQGRKVIEL
- a CDS encoding (2Fe-2S) ferredoxin domain-containing protein, which translates into the protein MSKITSLADLKKIRDKQVKGMQARERGELASELVQVKVAMATCGIASGAKATMEFMTNALEKRGVDAIVSQVGCMGYCYAEPTIEVRLPGNDPVVFGGVNLEKADEIIEKYIKGGELVDGIIPVNYQTVD
- a CDS encoding NADH-dependent [FeFe] hydrogenase, group A6 codes for the protein MSQIKLTIDGNKVEVPAGTTIYKAAKQLDIDIPILCYMDLKDPNIENKPGGCRICSVEVEGRKNLAPSCSTDVAEGMVVRTNSMRVINARRTVMELILSDHPKDCLSCAKSGNCDLQDMAVKLGIREIPGQEYAEMSTYRLDTSPSIIRDLDKCIMCRRCETMCNNFQTVGALHAVNRGFMAVVAPAFEMNLEHSPCTYCGQCVAVCPTGALTEVDHTGNVIRALNDPGKTVVVQTAPAVRAALGEEFGMEPGTRVTGQMVTALKQLGFDYVFDTDFAADLTIMEEGTELLGRLKRHLEGDESVKLPILTSCCPGWVNFFEYNYPDLKDVPSTARSPQQMFGAIAKTYFADKIKVKRKDMVVISIMPCLAKKYECQRDEFSVDGNPDVDYSISTRELAHLIKQANMDLNKLEASEFDAPLGESSGAAVIFGATGGVIEAATRTAYELQTGKTLENVEFEQLRGMEGIRSATVDFDGLDIKIGIAHGLGNARKLLDEVRAGKSKYHAIEVMACPGGCIGGGGQPLHHGDSSILKARTKAIYLEDEGKTIRKSHKNPYILKLYDEFLGEPLSEKAHELLHTHYFDKRKKIFQV
- a CDS encoding NAD(P)H-dependent oxidoreductase subunit E, whose protein sequence is MSSVKIELRQDQVDKIHSICDSFGNQHGELINVLHKCQSAFGYLPAEVQEVIAEKMEMPAAKVYGVVTFYSFFTMIPKGKYPISICTGTACYVRGAETVLKEFKKQLQIEVGETDADGLFSLSCLRCVGACGLAPVVQVGNKTYGRVAPDDVKNIIEEYKG
- a CDS encoding fasciclin domain-containing protein, which translates into the protein MKTQILSLQNPIHMMRISFMATILALLSMAAFAQSTVVDIVVNSSDHNTLEAAVIAAELADDLSEEGPFTLFAPTDAAFGALPEGTVASLLEDPTGDLAKILLYHVVAGKALSTDLSNDQMIATLNGEKISVKFTDGKAYIDNAMVTVADIKADNGVVHVINAVITPSSKMADAGKTSRSSSSQGCDN
- a CDS encoding tetratricopeptide repeat protein; its protein translation is MPIHTDSELALEFYETGMLAYDQLKLSLAHKNFEYAVKEDPDFFMAYFWMFFISSEGSKDIIDKALQSGITQNPGEEELRAALKYLKDGQDEKVVEHLNKLIELYPSDPHLHKILYIIQFHYFKDPEAAIVSIERATRECPAYPLAYNQLGYAYMDLERYDDAEKAFDRYIQLAPDIAYPYDSKGDFFMTIQKYQEAHDSYMKAYEIDSDFTMSLQKAEKAKMLLEKMVS
- a CDS encoding ATP-binding protein, which produces MKELALHILDIAENCIAAGAGRVIITVKEEEEGNFLCIRIEDNGKGMSEKETGSASDPFYTSRTTRRVGMGIPLFRQHAEMAGGGLKIHSEKGIGTTVEATFLIKHPDRQPLGDLEGSWLLLVVSNPAIEWELKCKTGNGNFAISTSQIRQELGLECIGGNELSTGLKRMIRNNLDELGLN
- a CDS encoding NADH-quinone oxidoreductase subunit NuoF; this translates as MSKYSMHLLVCGGTGCKSQESDIIAEKLKKELSKQGLGETVQVIMTGCFGFCEKGPIVKVMPDNTFYTQVKPEDAEEIVEEHVVKGRRVERLLYTDPETNVHVEDAKAMGFYKKQLRIALRNCGVIDPEFIDEYIARDGYLALGEVLSNQTPEETIQLMKESGLRGRGGAGFPAGLKWDFARKSQADQKYVVCNADEGDPGAFMDRSILEGDPHSVLEAMAIVGRCIGADMGYIYIRAEYPLAIERLKIAIGQAREYGLLGKNILGSGFDFDIDLKYGAGAFVCGEETALIHSMEGLRGEPSLKPPFPAESGYMGKPTNVNNVETLANVPVIILKGPDWFSSIGTGTSKGTKVFALAGKINNVGLIEVPMGTTLREVIFEIGGGIKDGKKFKAVQTGGPSGGCLTEKHLDTPIDYENLVANGSMMGSGGMIVMDEDDCMVSIAKFYLDFTVEESCGKCAPCRIGNKRLLELLERICEGKGEESDLVRLRNLGEVIKDTSLCGLGQSSPNPVLSTMDNFYDEYLSHVVDKKCLSGVCTDLLEYFILEENCIGCTACARACPVGAISGERKEPHLINPETCIKCGACMEKCKFDAVILK